cagacccacggctacatggaatctatttgttttatataataaagaattaaactttattcgcataaaagctgatggtgacatCAATCGtacgtctgtcctctaatagatcataggcaagaaccaatcaaaatccgtgaataacttgggttattatataattgcCTATAGGTAACACTAATCATGAAGGGGAAGGTCAGTTTATGCTTTGGCAGTAAGTATGTTGGCATTCTTTACTGGTAATAGCCCCCTAAACAAAGCTGGTCTTCCTGCATTGAGAGTATTATGTGGGAGAAAGTCCTACAAAGTCATGCAGGAAGTCAGGAGTGGGTCTCTATTATATTTTAACAAGTGGAAGCCTGAATATGCTGTAATGTATCTTCCAGGTAAAAGAGGTATTCAACATTTTCACCATTTGAGTTTTTGTGGTTgactcaataataataataataataataaaataataataataataataataataataataataataataataagaagaagaagaagaagaagaagaagaagaagaaggaagaggaagaagaagaaggaagaagaagaagaagaagaaggaagaagaagaagaagacgaagaagaagaagaagaagaagaagaagaagaagaagaagaagaagaagaagaagaaggaaattcatgataataataatgattatttaatgattattattattatttttagtagGGCATCTTTCACACCACTGTGTGTGGAGGTTATGGGGTTCATAAGcttgaaataatattattgtcactTTCAAACTAAGACAAGTGTATCACTAATGATCTTCCGGTAATAATGGCCAGTTACTTAAACAATGAATATACTGGAATGTACTCTCTAGCAGAGATAAAAACAAAGCATCACAGATTCCAAGCATGAATTGTGTTACTAAAAATAATGTTAAGTTTCtgctttaattatttaatttttgaaaTCAACCATATGGAATTTCttatattttcttaatttatcaaGAACGTTGGGGTTAGGCTTGAAATGGTTTGTTTGTAGGATAATGCTTGATGTATTCTCAGCATCCAGATGATTGTGCCATTGAGCCAGCGAAATTTAGCTGTTGACACAGAGGAACAGTGCAAATTGGAACCAGACTGTTCTGTTCTTTGCTTCAGGCCATGTTATCCATGAGTACACTCAAGTACATAGTGTGCAAACAATGTACACTATTGTGCAAACAGGATGGTGTTTCACACTGAGAGCAACCATCACTGTCTGTATTTCTTTTGAAGACTCATTTATCAACGTCTTCATCAGACAGCATGTAAACTGGTTTGGCTTGCTTTCTGATACGGTCTTGAGTTTTGCGTTGCCTTTTGCTTGTCTTGGGAACAGCAGAAGGTGGCATATGCATCTGCAACACAGTTAATTTCTTTCTCATTATCTGGCATCTGCTCAATACATCAACCATCGAAAAAAGGGACTACAGCAAGAACTGAAAACCGGTTAGGTCTTGAGAGGGATTTCCTAAACTACTAtcattattgataataataatgttggGCCAGTGTGGTTGACTATGGATGAATGAATGCCAGAATTATTGACATCTTGGGATCCTATATCCTCATCTGtgcatgtattattattgtttttttttctcccttgCAACTGTTTCAGTATGGATTCTCAACAAGCACTTTAATATGTGTTTGTGAAAATGAAATCGctagttttaaaaaatggccTATGTTCAGTTTTTAAAACAGACTTACCAGTCTAGGGTAAGGTGATCTATAATGAAGAGCTGAAATTAAGAATGATAAATGGATCAAATGTAGGCTTGTAAACATTTCATTAGAAAAATTTGCTATGAACATGATTTAATTAGTCTGCATACCCATATCAATTCTTGAATTTGCCTCATGTATGTGCAGCTTGACCTCCTCTGGGTTGGTTATCTGCAAATAGCAACTGAACATGAGATAAGGATTCCAGGGTggggattggggggggggggggggagcaacCATGTCACATTTTTGCATGTTGTGTTAAAGACTACATATTATGATCTCACCAGTGTCACAAATACCCAATCAAGCCTAAATTTTCAGGAGTTTTGTTTCTAGAAGAAACTGGTGTTGCGTAGATGGGGtaacgaaagaaagaaatgggtttatcaaccgGGTTGACATGGTACATGTAAATTGATCACAGTCACGAAATTTGAAAGCAGATGTTTTGGAGGAaaagcccttcatcagagcaaaTTGACAAAGGGAGAAAGCTCAAAATagcagctttcaaatttctttactgTGATAAAGTCATTTCTAAATTTTTTCAGGCCTACCTTCCCTTACTGCTAGAGTAGCAGTCACAGACATTCCAACctcttttgaaggaaaataggcAGTATTTTTTGTGCTGAAGGCATGAGCCTGTAGGGAGGTCTGGGGGCCTCCCCTACCAGGAAATTTTGCACAtttagtttctctcaagtggcatttcctgcatttgTGGTATATATAAGGTCTTTATTCATACCACTGGAGTCTCATAATGGTTGGTATtttaagtagggttattaaagtgtaCCATAATAGCAAGACTGCTGGCCTTATGAGTCTGCACAGAGAGACTGTGCGAGACATTACTGCATTAGAAAGTGGAATACGTAACCTTTTACACTCAGAGCACTAAAAAACCTGATAAAAATTGGGAGAGTGGCAACACATCAAATCAGCAGACTCCCAATCAAATCAGGAGGGTTGGAACAACTGACCACCGACCAACTATTCAGCCATCGACAGAGTGTCAACCAAGTCTACCAACTGTCCACCAACATATTGGGAGACACAAGACTGATATTCTCGGGACAGTTGACTGATATATCACTGACACTTGACTGATATTCCACCGACATTTGACCAATACTCGATCTACATGCGTCTGCACAATGACGACAGATAGTCAGTCTCTATATCAACCAACCACCGACCGACTGTCGACCAGCCATTGACTAAGTGTCAACAGACTATCAACCAACTCTCGGTCACCATATCAGTCGGCTGTCGGCTGACACTCAACTGATATAGTGACCAACATAGCGGATGAGACCACCTACAATAAACACAATCCGTAATGTCTGCAATCATAACTGGGAAATTTTCACTGTCAACATTCTTGCATCTTATTGGGCAGATGCCACTAACCAATGCCAAAAGATTGTGGATGTCTTTTTGGACAGTTCATAGATGTTTCCATTGCTATAACTTCTCTGTTATCGTTTTGATGAGAAAGGATCAATCCAATGAAAACCCACTAGTATGACAACCAAAACAGACAGCTCCATACGACTTCCAACCGGAATGTCTGAACATTGTCCTTAATCTTTCCAGGAGTGGGGAATTATTTGATGACAACAAGGGAGGGGTGGGAACTTTTTCTTACGGTGCACAGAAGTACCAGTAACGATGTGACCTCTATGTGGGATCTTTTTGCTTGAGACAACCGGCCTTGAGGGGACGCAATTTGACCATAAGAAGCGTTACATAACGTTTATCTAACCTCAAACTTATGAATGAAATCTCTCATTGTTAGGGTAATTCCCCGGGGGTAATAACTTACCGCTTTATTTCTCTGAAACAACTTTCTGGCCTCTTCTCTTATGTAATGTCGCTCATTCTCAGTATCTGCTGGCATTACGGCTTCCCATTTTTGGGATATTCGAAGTATACGACGATACAACGATAACACATCCCTCCGAAACATTGGCTGCAGAACAACTTTAAAATGCTATATGGACGTCATGATCGGCCGCCAGCCATATCGAAACGGCGGGTAAGCGCGACGGGCCCTGAGAACTAAGAGTGCGAAATAATTCCCGCTTCGGGAATCGGGATCAAGCCCCAGATTTTGTGGTTCTCTTAAAATCGAGGCAGATAAGCGGGTAAAAAACGCGGGAACCGACGCGGGAACCTGTATCCGACGAGCAAAGAGAAGAAAGATGGCCGTTGTAAGTAATATCGTTGATTATTCTGTCGTCTTctctatttttctttcgaaCGTCGTAAACTCTCCTTTCGCTAGTACGCTATGTATCCTAAAAGCTGCAACAGAGTGTTTTCGAAGACGTCGTTGAAGTGTTCAAAAGGCTTACCGTCGCTTTTATTTTGAAGGGAAATTatcggagcaattgcagaataccccgttCAAATTTAGGCGGGGAGGAAGGGCCTCGCGTCTACGCGTCAAGTTTCTTCGGTGGCTGGATcattgaacgaggcaatttcttatgtgctggctactcgtctacgcgtggctacgcgtcaaattaaagctaagggtactagtgttcgtattgttttgtcgtGTAACCAGGATCATAGTACgatgcaatttcttatgtgctggctacgcgtctatgCCTGGCTACGCATCaaaattaaggttaagggtaccaGTCTTCGTAATTTTTTTGGTCGTGTAACCTGGatcatagaacgaggcaatttcttatgtgctggctacgcgtcaacgtaaggttaagggtaccggtgttcgtagtgttttgtaATGGAGCCTGtatcatagaacgaggcaatttcttatgtgctggctacgcgtcaaaattaaagctaagggtaCCAGTGTTCGCTGTGCACTTGGATGATTGAATAGCTGTGCACTTGGATGGTCTTTAGCTAGATCTTGTTCCTCATTGTCGACGTCATCGTTGCAATCTGTCACGGATACGTTCATCAAAGGCTCCATTGCTAAATCAGGACGGCATGAATCGCGAGTCTTGACCAATTCGAATAGGCGATCAAACCAAACTCCGTAATTTTTTTCGTCTTGGAAACGTTTTACTCCAGTTGCTGTCTTGATCGTCAATGCAGCTTTTTTACATTCGCTTATGCATTTCTTGAACCTCGTGCGCACCTGGCCTACAGTGAAAGGGACGCTTTTCCCCTTGCCCTCTGACCTGCTTTTCAATTCTTTGAGCACTTTTTCGTAGACCTTTCCGTTTTGCTGAGTTTTGGCGTTTACAAAAATCAGCTTTTTTTTGTAGTAATCATTTGTGATGACTATATCAACCAGATCGTCAACAAGATCTTGTTTCCATAAACCCTTGGGCCCACGCTTCGCTCCCTTCTTCTTTGCCTGTTGGGGCGGTTCTTCTTCATCATCTACATTTTCTCGTTCTTCTCcatgttcttcttcttcgtctccTTCTTCCTGTTCTAGTGGCTCCATTTCATTATTGTCTTTACAGTCCCTTCCTGTTTCTGAAGACCTGAAATATGCAATAAAAGTGTTTTTATAGGTGTTCTGATGTccttgttccttcttttttttttaaatttgtttaatatcaaaagataaaacagcTACAATCAAAGCAATTTCCCTTGTTTTCTCAAATATGCGAAAATAATATCAAATACGTACACACTGAATTCTCCCGTGCATATGTCTATTTGAGCGTGCGTGTGCATTAATTGTGCACATTTTATCAAACGCTAAAAACAACCAAATGCCAATAAATATGCTTATGATATCGTGGTAAAATATCTTTACCTTCTTTTTTTGGACCTGAAGCTGTCGATACTCTGCTCTTCAAGCGTAATACCCTGCGCTCTCCTTACTTCTATGTCACATGGCTCGCAGTATGCGACGCTGCTACCCGCTTTCCATCCATCGACCTCCTCGTTTTGTTCGAAAACAGAACACTGGTTACAAATTGGTATTTTGCACTTCAAGCACTCGTATTTTGTGTTCATAAAACACGAACAGCACATTTCCATCCTGCTCGAGCTCAAGTGCGATGTCTTCAATGCCTTTCTAAATCTTGCTCTTTCCGGTCGAGACATTGTCTTTGCACTGCGCATGCTCGTCAGGGGGGGAAATAGTGTTTTGCAGATGGGGGAGTATGTATTTTTGTGGCATTTGCCCAGTCTAtcacatttaaataaattattttgtaatttgcatgattaatgaattgagttcggcgcaTGTTTGGAGCGATGTTTGCCGGCACGCCGAGCCGCTGTCGCATTATCCGAGTTGGCAACTCGAACCTATGCTAGAGTTGAATCGATTAATTTGAgtcgaatttaattgcagcaaacGTCGCATCATTCATGCGcctatttcaaaataaataggTTCAATGAATTATATTCGAGTTAGATTCGACGTTTGCCCTAGGCCTTACTCTGTCCATAGTTAACTAGGCTAtgcctaacgccagacgatttttctTGTCAATGGGGGTGGGCTttagggatgaatgggttaaattTAAAGTGTCTTTTATTTGAAAGGACTTTGTAAAATACAAGGCAAATGCAAATTACTGTAAATGTGCAAATACAATGCAAATTAAATTTTCTTAGGAGGGGATGCACACTTATTTTTGGCAGAATActagttgtattagaaagccacaGGTGTTCtcaggaagggggaggggggtgcacACCCCCTTGCATGCTCCCCCTAGATCTGCCCCTGTCCGAACATttcttaataaattattaaatttccttttaacTAAAAGTCAAATATATGGGTATATGGACCATTAGTTTGAACACTCAGTACTTGTCTGTTTCCATATGTGCCTGAAATCGAAACAAACACACCTTAATACTGTTTTAAGATAAATCTTAGAATAATTTAAACTATTAAAGAATTGTatatctacatgttccagcacttggctaagtccCCTGACAGCTTGCTTACTTACATGACCTGACTCCGTATGTCATATGCCTTCTTGCAACATGACATCAAGACAGCCACATTTTGCTGGAGAGAATAAGCCACAACACCAAGCATGCCCTCCTCCCTTGTGAATACTGTGTATTCTTTAAGGTCTTTATAAAACCCTCCTAAGAAGGCCCATCATAGATTTTGCTCTTATGCTAGATTAATTTTCATACTATGGGGCAGGCCCTAGGGACAAAAGGGAACAACAACTACACCCCCTCTAGATCTAATCCTTTGTCTCcgtacttgtcaatggggaaccttaTAGGGAAGAAACTATAACCTTAAGGAAGATCTACAACTTATGGTTTTATTGATAGAATGTCTGTCTTGTCTGCCTTTTCCCTGGGAGGGTTGGGGAAAATAGAAGAGCGAATAACCTACCATGTTTCACAGTTTTAGTTGCTGAGTTAGAATGGACAGCTTCctaaagaagtcaaaacaaccAAGTTACCAtcaaatgaatgtgaaaaaaacGTTACCAGTAATCAGATCAATGAGGTGGTGATTAAGTTTTAATCTTTGCTTTAAAATACTAGTACTTAACTCAAGGCTTGTTGGGGTTTGCCAGGGAGGGTTTTTCATGTCACTCCTCTGAGTTGAATTGAAAAAAgtcatgtattttttttgtttatcttgACATAGCTATTATGGGGATTAAAGTAAGTGCTTGCAACGCACTGTCTCTTCTCTCTTGACCATGTTGCATTAGGCCTAATTGTGAACAAGCTCATTATGGCATACAACCACTAATTTTACTGTTTAGTGTTAGGGTAAGGTGACCTGACCCGACCCGACATGTATCCTTCAAAGACAGTTTTTTCATAaaattagtatgggtaatcaaatggtgacaagcgaaattattccctaatttcatgAGTATACCAATGATTAACTATTAacatcatgggtgacaaattatgtTCATCAGATGGAGgttattttcaaacctggatgctattttggcactgtaggaaaaacttgccatagcaacattgtaatttcacatgtgaaataattatcataaattaACACTGAAATTTtgtgccaaaattaaggagtaatttgtaaTCTTTTTTAAATGGGTTGATAGCTAGAATTCCCTCTAGAATATTGTGTTATTTGAAATATTAACTGGACTAAAATTTATAATGAGTCACCGGTAATTCACAAATCTGTGAACTCAGGATTTGCAGTCATAGATGTGAGAGTagaataatataataattactatCTACCATGATTATACCTCACAAAGAGTAATAAATTTTTCGTAAAATATTCTTCCTTCATCTTTTGATATGTTTGAATGATACTGTACCCTCTTCCCTTTCATCTTTCCTCCAAGTGTTGCCTACagtaaataaaattaagatGGTCCAAATGGGTGTTGAGTGGAGGTTACTCTTCATTTTTATTTAGAGctatttattgtaatattattatagtTGATTTGTATATAATATGCACTCCACAAGGAAAGAGGACATCAGCATTAATTAATAAGCTGTAATATGCCAAGTCTGCCCCTACATATTATTGTGCCTTGATATGCTTAAAGAAGatcttttatttttgtaaaaatatcgCTACTTCCTAATTGCTGGCTGGATGGCTTGTAGTGTATGCTGGTGAGACTTCAATCTCTTGTATGACTGGGTTTTTTCTAGCCAGGTGTCGAGTagcataaatgaaaaaaaaaaaaggataacaagaatttttctttcacaaaagctaggaagaaaataaaactaTTCAAAAAATAGGATGAAAATAGAACTCTTGTGGGGCTACTAACAAAATAGGTGTCCTAAGAAACACTGAAAGCTCCCAAGGTTCACTAATAATTCTAAAACGACCTGGGTGTGAAACAGCAACACCATGCACtgaggtttcattagaagccggtcaCTGGTGGCATACCACCGTCTATGTTGTCAGAAATTTTTCTCTCACCGCCtgctactctgccttgattttcagtCAAACACTGTTACCCTTGTACAAGAAAAGAGACCCCTGCATGCATGGTTTACATCTTCTCGGTGAAAACTGACACAACTCACATTCATGACTGTCAGGCAATTCAACTTCAAGTATAGAGCATTGGAAATATTTTACTACATGTACCATTAAATATTGCATTTTGGAGCAACCATAAACACTGGGAAAAATAGCAGGTAAGAGATAATAGGAAGGACTGAAAACAATAAGAGCCCTATTCACCTGAGGAACAATAAGAACATCTCCTGGAAGCTCCAGAATAGATACATTTCCTGGTTTGTCTGCAGACTCACTCAACTTAACATTCAAAAGAGATTTCACTGAAGGAAAATACATTgaaagtttcatttttttcaaaagaaatatgCTAAAAGGTAGTGAGCAAATTAAGCACTTGCATGAATGGGATTCAAATGGGTCTTGACAAACTGGCAATTCCAACGAACTGAATCAACATTCTTAAAGGTcgacaaacaaagaaataagaCCACATCTCTAGATTCATGAATATGAATGTCATTATGTTGATCGAGCCTCCAAGTCAAACTGAACTAGATTCAATCTTGCATCACACAGAGTTTTCATCCAAGGTATTAAAGTGCTCACTTTAAATCTGCCCTACCAGTTCTCCAAAGACTATACAGTTACTATTTTTaagacattttaaattttaaaattctggCCAAGACAAATATACATTGTAGCACAGTGTTCCCCAATGGATCATTAATATTTTTCAT
The genomic region above belongs to Montipora capricornis isolate CH-2021 chromosome 8, ASM3666992v2, whole genome shotgun sequence and contains:
- the LOC138059259 gene encoding D-aminoacyl-tRNA deacylase 2-like, which encodes MNGTPFVRVIVQQCLSATLQVHPPGDDVEAQSVEISRGIVVYVCFLKGSTPELVAKVVKSLLNVKLSESADKPGNVSILELPGDVLIVPQATLGGKMKGKRVQYHSNISKDEGRIFYEKFITLCEEAVHSNSATKTVKHGTYGNRQITNPEEVKLHIHEANSRIDMALHYRSPYPRLMHMPPSAVPKTSKRQRKTQDRIRKQAKPVYMLSDEDVDK